Proteins from a single region of Ogataea parapolymorpha DL-1 chromosome IV, whole genome shotgun sequence:
- a CDS encoding Choline-phosphate cytidylyltransferase, which yields MTSKDQSARSASPIGENALKRTLSMNSLIKTDSFTKLFKKSNKRSRSEDSDLDDIEAKLDIQASKKPRTRSSKEEEEFRRKEKEYDELLPPEYRKFRPKGFKLNLPPEDRPVRIYADGVFDLFHLGHMRQLEQCKKAFPNVTLVVGIPNDEETHKRKGLTVLTDKQRYETLRHCKWVDEVVEDAPWILNMKFLKDHKIDYCAHDDLPYQAQGIDDIYKPMKEAGMFLATQRTEGISTSDIITKIIRDYDKYLMRNFARGATRKELNVSWLKKNELDFKKQINDFRSYWKRTNDSLNSASRDLYTEVREFLKRRNETSPGQSPADSFASKFNGNGLGRTNSRRSLIENFKDWVARDSHSEFESDEEEKPIVTKRGRKVKKPASSEKKVLEKNSEK from the coding sequence ATGACTTCCAAGGATCAATCGGCTAGATCAGCATCGCCGATCGGGGAGAATGCTCTCAAACGGACATTGTCAATGAATAGTTTGATCAAAACCGACTCGTTCACAAAACTAttcaagaagagcaacaagCGTTCGAGATCAGAGGACTCTGATTTGGATGACATTGAAGCAAAGCTCGACATCCAGGCATCGAAGAAACCCAGGACGCGCTCTTCaaaagaggaggaagagtttCGtagaaaagaaaaagagtACGATGAGCTGCTGCCTCCCGAGTATCGCAAGTTCCGGCCAAAGGGATTCAAGCTCAATCTGCCGCCAGAAGATCGGCCGGTCCGAATCTACGCAGATGGAGTGTTTGATCTGTTTCACCTGGGCCACATGAGACAGCTGGAACAGTGTAAAAAAGCGTTCCCCAACGTGACTTTAGTGGTTGGAATCCCCAATGATGAAGAAACACACAAGAGAAAGGGGCTGACAGTTCTCACCGACAAGCAACGGTACGAAACATTGAGGCATTGCAAGTGGGTTGACGAGGTGGTAGAGGACGCTCCTTGGATTTTGAACATGAAATTCCTCAAAGATCACAAAATTGACTACTGCGCTCACGACGATCTTCCTTACCAAGCTCAGGGCATTGATGATATATATAAACCCATGAAAGAAGCTGGCATGTTCCTAGCAACACAGAGAACAGAAGGAATCAGCACAAGCGACATCATTACCAAGATCATCAGGGACTACGACAAATACCTGATGCGCAATTTTGCTAGGGGAGCTACAAGGAAAGAGCTGAATGTGTCCTGGCTTaaaaagaacgagctggacttcAAGAAACAGATTAACGATTTCCGTTCCTACTGGAAGAGAACCAATGATAGCCTCAATAGCGCTTCTCGCGACCTTTACACAGAAGTGCGCGAGTTTCTGAAAAGAAGAAACGAAACATCACCTGGTCAGTCTCCTGCAGACTCATTTGCATCCAAATTCAACGGCAACGGCCTAGGACGCACTAATTCCCGTCGCAGTctcattgaaaatttcAAAGATTGGGTGGCAAGGGACAGCCATTCGGAGTTTGAGAgtgacgaagaagaaaagcCGATCGTTACCAAAAGAGGACGCAAGGTGAAGAAACCCGCCAGtagtgaaaaaaaagtgctagaaaaaaatagtgaaaaataa
- a CDS encoding Single-stranded DNA endonuclease, cleaves single-stranded DNA during nucleotide excision repair, with the protein MGVHGLWEIVGPTARPVRLEAMAKKRLAVDASIWIYQFLKAVRDVQGNQLINSHIVGFFRRICKLLYFGIKPVFVFDGGAPLLKKQTISKRREKREGSKETAEQVARRLLAKQLQNRAEGKPDAPKKPKSKAKTKEVPIDQLQFTEFYEDTNYFDTRDKKQEQTLEKPTPKKENENRIFRRQDEYDLPHIDSFKVDKNDQRVITDYEYDRLTSDLQDELGGIDLDTIDPKSEEFARLPLSTQYIVLSHLRLRSRLRMGYTKQQLETLFPNSMDFSKFQIQMVQKRNFLTQKLMNVAGMDEKEAKSRRIASDRDRIYELQRNENGYTLSIKDDGHSAEKPIDLNSDGEQDEDEDDEEWEDVIEPVKPVSPMGTAASEPMFVGEVESSENNEDTTMAMIQSLYEYANNNKKNLQKAAEMSEEEQLRQAVERSKQDYYNMMEQEQQNDAPFDYGAPPPLILTKESLGSNIGKVTESKPVSVPKFDFKSSILSASKTEEPKSVQPKQEPKPKNDKKKAEETPVWFQTRVSENAYHETGSHEKTEVDKTEDEKAGLFDYADLEPYLEEDESEDYEDVEEHEAHEPEIIELDPEPQPEPEKTNQAHDTLERVTVSDQPELKHNSSDDPDGQEAIEAIPTPVGQQAKRETKHSEENMQQEVPKMPEPLDYVFSDAEEEELEHNLEDEEAAYEKFVDQVGTKKPSSSSSFWSMDDEVQLQESMKKQKRDADEVTVRMILDIQDMLSRFGLPYITAPMEAEAQCAELLRLGLVDGIITDDSDCFLFGGDRVYKNMFNEKNFVECYQMEDLERDLGLDRRMLIDLALLLGSDYTEGIKGVGKVAAMEILAEFGTLESFKHWWLDYQNGIIDESKETTVKRKLRKSLKKTDLYLTPEFPDKRVIEAYLHPEVDHDKSEFQWGYPNLDKLRTFLMYNVGWGKEKVDTILLPIIQNMNKPQTSIEEFFPVEMIRRRRDLEMGQRLKNATSKLRNADKNSAETEEQPSKRRRQQKEHDQDHKLGS; encoded by the coding sequence ATGGGTGTTCATGGACTCTGGGAGATTGTCGGCCCCACAGCGCGTCCTGTGCGACTCGAGGCGATGGCAAAGAAACGGCTTGCTGTTGACGCCTCGATTTGGATCTACCAGTTCCTCAAGGCTGTGAGAGATGTGCAGGGCAATCAACTGATCAACTCCCATATAGTTGGGTTTTTCCGCCGAATATGCAAGCTTCTCTACTTCGGAATCAAGCCTGTgtttgtttttgatggtGGCGCGCCgcttttgaagaaacagaCCATCAGCAAGAGACGAGAGAAAAGAGAAGGCAGCAAAGAAACCGCAGAGCAGGTTGCGCGCAGACTGCTGGCAAAACAGCTTCAGAATCGGGCCGAGGGGAAGCCTGATGCGCCCAAAAAGCCCAAATCCAAGGCCAAGACCAAAGAAGTGCCTATTGACCAACTACAGTTTACTGAGTTTTACGAAGACACTAATTATTTTGACACCAGGGACAAAAAGCAGGAACAGACACTTGAGAAACCGACGCCCAAGAAAGAGAATGAAAATCGCATATTCCGCAGGCAAGACGAGTACGATCTCCCACACATTGACAGCTTCAAAGTAGACAAGAATGACCAGCGAGTGATCACAGATTATGAGTACGACCGACTTACTTCTGATCTTCAAGACGAGCTTGGAGGCATTGATCTCGACACCATCGACCCAAAATCCGAGGAGTTTGCCCGTCTTCCACTTTCTACTCAGTATATAGTTCTTTCTCACTTGCGACTGCGTTCGCGTTTGAGAATGGGCTACACAAAACAGCAACTGGAGACATTATTCCCGAATAGCATGGATTTTTCTAAATTTCAAATTCAGATGGTGCAGAAGCGCAATTTTCTCACTCAAAAGCTGATGAATGTGGCGGGAATGGACGAGAAGGAGGCCAAGTCGCGGCGTATTGCTAGCGATCGTGATCGTATTTACGAGCTCCAGAGGAACGAAAATGGGTATACTTTGTCGATCAAAGATGATGGCCATAGTGCAGAGAAACCCATTGATCTAAACAGCGATGGGGAGcaggacgaagacgaagatgatgaagagTGGGAGGATGTTATAGAGCCTGTCAAGCCGGTCTCTCCGATGGGGACTGCTGCATCTGAGCCGATGTTTGTTGGCGAGGTAGAGAGCTCAGAAAATAACGAGGACACTACCATGGCGATGATCCAGTCGCTGTACGAATACGCGAAtaacaacaagaagaacttgCAGAAAGCCGCGGAAatgagcgaggaggagcaatTGCGACAGGCCGTTGAACGATCAAAACAGGATTATTATAATATGATGGAACAGGAGCAGCAAAATGACGCGCCTTTTGACTACGGGGCTCCTCCACCGTTAATATTAACCAAGGAATCGCTTGGGTCGAATATAGGTAAGGTCACTGAGTCAAAGCCTGTGTCTGTGCCTAAATTTGATTTTAAAAGCAGTATACTCTCTGCTAGCAAAACGGAGGAGCCCAAGAGCGTACAGCCAAAGCAAGAgccaaagccaaagaacGATAAAaagaaagcagaagaaacTCCTGTCTGGTTTCAGACTCGAGTTTCGGAGAACGCGTATCACGAGACGGGAAGCCACGAAAAGACTGAGGTAGATAAAACTGAGGACGAAAAAGCCGGACTGTTCGATTACGCTGATCTGGAACCGTACCTGGAGGAAGATGAAAGTGAGGATTATGAGGATGTTGAAGAACACGAAGCTCATGAGCCTGAGATCATAGAGCTAGATCCTGAGCCACAACCGGAGCCAGAGAAAACAAACCAGGCCCATGACACGCTGGAGCGTGTTACTGTGAGTGACCAGCCAGAGCTGAAGCACAATTCCTCAGATGACCCCGATGGCCAAGAGGCTATAGAAGCTATACCGACTCCGGTAGGTCAGCAGGCCAAGAGGGAAACCAAACATTCTGAGGAGAATATGCAACAGGAAGTCCCCAAAATGCCAGAACCTTTGGACTACGTTTTTTCGGAcgccgaggaagaggagctCGAGCACAACCTTGAGGATGAGGAAGCTGCGTACGAGAAATTTGTGGATCAAGTCGGTACCAAAAAGCCATCATCGTCTTCCAGTTTCTGGTCAATGGACGACGAAGTGCAACTTCAAGAGAGTATGAAGAAACAAAAACGAGATGCAGACGAGGTGACCGTCAGAATGATTCTGGATATCCAAGACATGCTCTCCCGGTTTGGCCTCCCGTACATAACCGCGCCGATGGAGGCAGAAGCCCAATGCGCTGAGCTTCTTCGTCTGGGATTGGTGGACGGCATTATCACAGACGATTCGGACTGTTTCCTTTTTGGGGGTGACCGCGTGTACAAAAACATGTTCAACGAGAAGAATTTCGTTGAATGTTACCAAATGGAGGACCTGGAGCGCGATCTAGGCCTGGATAGAAGGATGTTGATTGACTTAGCTCTATTATTAGGAAGCGATTATACGGAAGGTATTAAGGGTGTTGGAAAGGTTGCAGCAATGGAGATTCTTGCTGAGTTTGGAACACTGGAAAGTTTTAAACACTGGTGGCTCGACTATCAAAATGGTATTATTGATGAGTCCAAGGAAACAACGGTCAAGCGCAAGTTGCGCAagtcgttgaagaaaaCTGATCTATATCTGACTCCCGAGTTTCCGGACAAACGTGTTATTGAAGCATATCTGCATCCGGAGGTTGACCACGATAAGTCTGAGTTCCAATGGGGCTACCCCAACCTCGACAAGCTGCGCACTTTCCTGATGTACAATGTTGGATGGGGTAAGGAGAAAGTGGACACCATCTTGCTGCCAATTATCCAGAACATGAACAAGCCGCAGACAAGCATTGAGGAATTTTTCCCTGTTGAGATGATAAGGCGCCGCCGTGATCTGGAAATGGGGCAGCGATTAAAAAATGCCACATCGAAATTAAGAAATGCTGATAAGAATTCTgcagagacagaggagCAGCCTTCCAAGCGACGTAGGCAGCAGAAGGAACACGATCAGGACCACAAGCTTGGCTCATAG
- a CDS encoding Elongator complex protein 5, which translates to MSSVNSATVLLNRVLSLKEVSPLLLVLDSVIQSSYYFQQELIHKAKSESVPITYLSFETLNRPEVDEFVLCDELSPEKIIAKVGKNTKQLVIIDSINYIPENQLNSFLRGIISPTTVLCATYHTSIPQVSAPGSQNMPTAIQRLLFMATTVFELKPANSSLTDEELEVASHKLEIPVGVSNKPIFETKMTYRRKSGRALEYAFTIDTLTHAYQVKQERVADGDDAELLENLTTFNLTTTQKQKLAREQVDLPFLQAQQSLGAVGGAIVYEFEKDDDYDEDDPYEDPF; encoded by the coding sequence ATGAGTTCTGTCAACTCGGCAACTGTTCTCCTGAACAGAGTGCTGTCACTCAAAGAGGTATCGCCACTGCTACTAGTGCTGGATTCTGTTATTCAGTCAAGTTACTACTTCCAGCAAGAGCTCATACACAAGGCCAAGAGCGAGTCCGTTCCTATCACATACTTATCCTTTGAGACTCTCAACCGACCCGAAGTGGATGAGTTCGTGCTTTGTGACGAACTGTCTCCCGAGAAAATTATTGCTAAAGTTGGCAAGAATACAAAACAGTTAGTGATAATCGATTCGATCAACTATATTCCTGAAAATCAGCTCAACAGTTTCCTGCGCGGGATAATATCGCCCACTACAGTCCTCTGCGCAACTTACCATACCTCAATTCCTCAGGTTTCAGCGCCTGGCTCTCAGAACATGCCAACCGCTATTCAAAGGCTGCTGTTCATGGCAACGACAGTTTTTGAGTTAAAGCCTGCAAACTCGTCACTGACAGATGAGGAACTGGAAGTTGCGTCTCACAAGCTGGAGATTCCTGTTGGGGTATCAAACAAGCCAATTTTCGAGACCAAGATGACTTACAGAAGGAAATCTGGCCGCGCTTTGGAGTATGCATTTACTATAGACACACTGACTCACGCATACCAAGTAAAGCAGGAACGCGTTGCCGACGGAGACGAcgccgagctgctggaaaatctcACAACTTTTAACTTGACCAccacacagaaacagaagctGGCTCGTGAACAGGTGGATCTTCCATTCTTGCAGGCCCAGCAGTCTTTGGGAGCCGTGGGAGGCGCCATTGTTtacgagtttgaaaaagatgaCGACTACGATGAGGATGATCCTTATGAAGATCCGTTCTGA
- a CDS encoding Maintenance of mitochondrial morphology protein 1, with amino-acid sequence MSIESPDYSDQSIKELSQKIAEQIVSWPPEHRLIATPQSTWTFTQGLILGQLSVIVLFVMFIRFFIFSESAPTVPGNSKKVNVPVLNAPNAAQENEDSTIDTILEKTYYDVRSHQPESLDWFNVLVAQLISQFRNEALNNNNIHRSLNEVFGSSIIPDFLDKIVITEISIGNDFPIFSNCRIKNTDGRLEAKIDVDVADTLTLGVETKLLINQPKPLAASLPVKLSVSIVRFSGCLTVSLISSAEESDATDNSVGLMFSFSPDFRLEFDIKSLIGSRTKLENIPRISSIIENTLRNWFIERCIEPRFQFIKLPSLWPRKKTTRQTTTGDEDETI; translated from the coding sequence ATGAGCATCGAATCCCCCGATTATTCAGATCAATCTATCAAAGAGCTGTCGCAGAAAATTGCGGAGCAAATAGTATCGTGGCCACCCGAGCACCGTCTGATTGCCACGCCGCAATCGACATGGACATTTACGCAGGGTCTTATTTTGGGCCAGCTTTCTGTGATCGTACTATTCGTCATGTTCATCAGGTTCTTCATTTTCAGTGAAAGCGCGCCCACAGTACCGGGCAACTCGAAGAAAGTGAATGTTCCTGTGCTGAACGCACCAAATGCGGCCCAGGAAAATGAGGACTCTACAATAGACAcaattctggaaaaaacaTACTACGACGTGCGCAGCCACCAGCCCGAATCCCTGGACTGGTTCAATGTGTTGGTCGCCCAACTCATATCGCAGTTTAGGAACGAGGccctcaacaacaacaataTCCATCGCTCGCTGAACGAAGTATTCGGGTCCTCAATCATACCAGATTTTCTGGACAAAATCGTGATTACAGAAATAAGTATAGGCAACGATTTCCCGATCTTCAGCAATTGTCGAATCAAGAATACAGACGGACGACTAGAAGCAAAAATCGATGTCGATGTGGCAGACACGCTTACGTTAGGAGTCGAAACCAAACTCTTGATCAACCAGCCGAAACCGCTAGCAGCGTCGCTTCCGGTCAAGCTGTCGGTCTCTATTGTCAGATTTTCTGGCTGTCTCACGGTCTCCTTAATCAGCAGCGCCGAGGAGTCTGACGCTACAGACAACTCTGTTGGACTCATGTTCTCGTTCAGCCCAGATTTCCGACTCGAGTTCGATATCAAGTCGCTGATCGGCTCCCGTACAAAGCTAGAAAACATTCCTCGCATTAGTTCTATTATCGAAAACACCTTGAGAAATTGGTTCATAGAGAGATGCATCGAGCCCCGCTTCCAATTTATCAAACTGCCTAGCCTGTGGCCGCGCAAGAAAACAACTCGTCAAACGACCACGGGCGATGAAGACGAAACCATATAG
- a CDS encoding Vacuolar transporter chaperone 4, with the protein MKFGETLKSSLIKEYAYYYIQYDELKYAIGRGLSKNGNKWSDSLEEDFLNKMEGELDKVYNFVVLKHKEILRRMKEVEKLVNDTVENSRNATEEEAEFYEQDFQDLEEELSDIIADVHDLNKFTRLNYIGFQKILKKHDKLTKFILKPIFQARLNAKAFYKDNYDSLIVNLSKLYDLVRTRGNPVKGDSAAGGSMQNFVRQTTKYWVHPDNITELKLIILKHLPVLVFNSNKEFEPEDSAITSIYYDNKDMDLYYGRLLKTEGAEAIRIRWYGGMGAETVFVERKTHREDWTGEKSVKARFPLKEKNVNEFMKGQYTVKQAFEKMRKDGKKSVQEIESLERLAQEVQYRVIKDKLRPVMRSFYNRTAFQLPGDARVRISLDTELTMVREDNFDGIDRTHGNWRRMDIGVNYPFANLPPKDVERFPYAVLEVKLQTQMGQEPPQWVKEMVSSHLVEAVPKFSKFIHGCATLLSDRVDLIPFWLPQMDVDIKKPKKDENYGIVRQRHTESGHGELDEEELAGSSLSSGSAAPHYGSVSFNENNNRIEETSDPENNTLIRRLVSWYKEITKPDHSFNKVPEGTVFDAKFTAPPGKKISVVVRVEPKVYFATERTYLSWLSIALIFGATAHTLLNYGDLVSLITSTCFYFTAILTIVYSTYVYIFRVVNIRNKRAVRYDDKFGPVLVCSALALSVFVNFLFRLLK; encoded by the coding sequence ATGAAGTTTGGAGAGACGCTCAAGTCCTCGCTCATCAAGGAGTATGCCTACTACTACATTCAGTACGATGAGCTGAAATATGCCATTGGCAGGGGGCTCAGTAAGAATGGCAACAAGTGGTCGGACTCCCTCGAGGAGgactttctcaacaagatggAAGGAGAGCTCGACAAAGTGTACAACTTCGTGGTCTTAAAGCACAAAGAAATCCTTCGTCGTATGAAAGAGGTGGAGAAGTTGGTGAATGACACGGTCGAAAACTCCAGAAATGCcactgaagaagaggcaGAATTCTACGAGCAAGACTTCCAGGATCTCGAAGAAGAGCTCAGCGATATCATTGCCGATGTGCACGACCTCAACAAGTTCACAAGGCTCAATTATATTGGCTTCCAGAAGATCCTCAAAAAGCATGACAAGCTGACCAAGTTCATCCTCAAGCCTATTTTCCAGGCCCGGCTGAACGCCAAGGCATTTTACAAGGACAATTACGACTCTCTGATTGTGAACCTTTCCAAGCTCTATGACCTCGTCAGAACAAGAGGAAACCCTGTAAAGGGCGACTCTGCGGCCGGAGGTTCTATGCAGAACTTTGTCCGTCAAACGACAAAGTATTGGGTGCATCCTGATAACATCACCGAGCTGAAACTTATTATTCTGAAACACCTTCCTGTACTCGTGTTCAACTCGAATAAGGAGTTTGAGCCCGAAGACTCGGCAATAACTTCGATCTACTacgacaacaaggacaTGGACCTCTATTATGGACGGTTGCTTAAGACTGAGGGAGCAGAGGCCATCAGAATTAGATGGTACGGAGGAATGGGTGCAGAGActgtttttgttgaaagaAAAACCCACAGAGAGGACTGGACAGGGGAGAAGAGTGTCAAGGCCAGATTCCCcctcaaggagaaaaacGTGAATGAGTTCATGAAGGGACAGTACACTGTCAAGCAGgcatttgagaaaatgcGCAAGGATGGTAAGAAAAGCGTGCAAGAAATTGAGAGCCTCGAAAGACTTGCTCAGGAAGTGCAGTATAGAGtcatcaaggacaagcTGAGACCGGTCATGAGGTCTTTCTACAACAGAACAGCGTTCCAGCTCCCTGGAGATGCAAGAGTCAGAATCTCTCTGGATACGGAGCTCACAATGGTCAGAGAAGACAACTTTGACGGCATCGACCGAACCCACGGAAATTGGAGAAGAATGGATATTGGAGTGAACTATCCGTTTGCTAACCTGCCTCCTAAAGATGTCGAGAGATTTCCGTATGCCGTTTTGGAAGTCAAACTCCAAACCCAAATGGGCCAGGAGCCCCCACAATGGGTGAAAGAAATGGTGTCTTCACATCTGGTGGAAGCTGTTCCCAAATTCTCCAAGTTTATTCACGGCTGTGCCACCTTGCTTTCTGACAGAGTTGACTTGATTCCGTTTTGGCTGCCTCAGATGGACGTCGACATTAAAAAACCAAAGAAGGATGAGAACTATGGTATTGTGAGACAACGCCATACAGAATCTGGCCATGGAGAGCTtgatgaggaggagctggccgGCTCCAGCTTAAGTTCGGGCTCTGCTGCTCCTCACTACGGATCTGTCTCTTTCAACGAAAACAATAATAGAATTGAGGAGACCTCGGACCCTGAAAATAATACCCTAATACGCAGGTTGGTCTCCTGGTACAAGGAAATCACCAAACCAGACCATTCCTTCAACAAGGTGCCGGAGGGAACTGTTTTTGATGCAAAGTTCACTGCTCCACCAGGGAAGAAGATCTCTGTTGTGGTGCGGGTGGAACCTAAAGTTTACTTTGCCACGGAACGAACTTACCTCTCATGGCTCTCGATTGCCCTTATTTTTGGTGCGACTGCCCATACCCTTCTGAATTACGGCGATCTGGTctcgttgatcacctcCACCTGTTTTTACTTCACTGCCATCCTAACAATTGTCTACTCCACATATGTCTACATTTTCCGCGTCGTGAATATCAGAAACAAGCGTGCTGTGCGCTACGATGATAAGTTCGGCCCTGTGCTGGTTTGCTCAGCTCTGGCGTTGTCAGTTTTTGTCAACTTCCTTTTCAGACTActaaaataa
- a CDS encoding Oxidation resistance protein 1, translating to MPRFKIKSVFGSPKTPPAMDSPRTFQEDDDPPLTPLQLKGYKSTTHHKLLPTELAEELRLHIPPILQISHSWTLQYSLEQDGTSLNTFYSRTRPQPGESTARRKGYLLVVMDTQHRLFGAYLNDYLRPLDKKQYYGNGDCFLWKAERDSIKNIHTLEASGEQLRLKVFPYTSMNDYIIYSNHNFVSIGSGGGRFGLYINGDLENGATDSVETFGNEPLTTEKFKILGLELWKID from the coding sequence ATGCCTCGCTTTAAGATAAAGTCAGTTTTCGGCAGTCCCAAAACACCTCCAGCTATGGACTCTCCGCGCACGTTTCAGGAAGATGACGATCCTCCTTTAACTCCGCTTCAATTGAAGGGTTACAAATCAACCACCCACCACAAGCTCTTGCCGACGGAACTGGCAGAGGAACTTCGTCTCCATATCCCTCCCATCCTCCAGATCTCGCATTCTTGGACTCTCCAGTACTCATTGGAGCAGGACGGAACATCATTAAACACCTTCTACAGCAGGACGCGGCCGCAGCCAGGCGAGTCAACGGCCCGAAGAAAAGGATACCTCCTAGTTGTGATGGACACCCAACACCGGCTGTTTGGGGCGTATCTGAACGATTATCTAAGACCGCTAGACAAAAAACAGTATTATGGAAACGGGGATTGTTTTTTATGGAAGGCAGAGCGCGATAGTATAAAAAACATCCATACGCTAGAGGCTTCTGGGGAACAATTGAGACTGAAAGTATTCCCATACACTTCGATGAACGATTACATAATCTACTCGAACCACAACTTTGTCAGCATAGGGTCCGGAGGCGGGCGGTTTGGTCTGTATATCAATGgtgatctggaaaatgggGCCACCGACAGTGTCGAGACATTTGGCAACGAGCCACTCACTACGGAAAAGTTCAAAATCCTCGGATTGGAGCTATGGAAAATCGACTAA